The DNA sequence CGACCGCATGCCCGCCTTCCTCACCCCCGACGCCTGGGATGCCTGGCTCTCCCCCACCGACCTCGACGACCCGTCCGAGACGGTCGACATGCTCATGTCGACGTCAGAGACCGTGGCCTCTACGATCACCACGTACCCGGTGAGCAAGGCGATCAACAACGTCCGCGCCCGGCCCGTATGGGACGACCCCGCGCTCCTGGATCCCGTCGAGGTGAGCGACTAGCGGACCGACGGTCAGCGCTCCCGCTCGGCGACGTCGGCAGGGTCGAGCCCGGGTCGAGCTCGTAGGTAGCGGACGGCGTGCCGGAAGGACCGACCCGACCAGGCGACGTCGGTGGAGATCTCGACCATGATCGGCTCGACGAGCGTGAGCTCGACGAGCTCGCGTCCGCTGGTCCCGAACCGGCCCAGTGCGCCGGGCTTGATCTGCGCCGGCCAGGGATGCCCCTCCCCCACCGCCGGCCGTAGCTCCCCATCAACGGGCAGGCCCACCACGAGCTCCTGGGGCTAACGGGCAGGGCCGATGACGGCGGCGCAGATCACGTCGAGGGTGTCGCGGTGCTTGACCTTCACCCACTGCCGCACGCCCCCGCCGTACCGGTCACCGGCACCCTTCATGACGAGCCCCTCGATCCCGGCCGTGTGCAGCTGCTTGAACCATGCGGTCGCCTCGTCCTAGTCGGTGGTGGCAGGCGAGAGGTTCAGGGGCGGGGCCCAGTCCTGGGCGAGCTGCTCGAGGAGGGTCCGGCGATCGCGGAGCGGTAGCGAGCGTGCGTCCTGGCCGTCGACGGCGAGGAGGTCGAATGCGGCATAGGACGCCGGCTGCTGGTGGGCGAGGCGCTGCACCGCGGCAGGGCTGGTGAGCCGCTTCTGCAGCGCGTCAAAGACCAGCCGGTCCTCGGCCCACACGACCGCCTCACCGTCGACGACGTAACCCTCAGGCAGCTGCTCCCCGCGGCCGCCGCGAGGTCCGGGAAACGCCGAGTGAGATCCTTCCCCTGGCGAGACCACAGCGTCACGTCGGCGTCGCGGACGATGACGAGACGGAACCCGTCCCACTTGGGCTCGTAGAGGCACCCACCTGGCAGCGCGTCCGACCCCGGGATCGTGTCGGCCAGAGCAACCTCAGGCGGGCGCAGCCCGGCCGGGAGGCCGCTCATGACCGGGCCTCAGCCGGGGATGTTGCGGGGGTCGTGGCCGTAGCTGTTGCGTTCGCCGATCTGCCCGTTCTCGTTCCGGATGATGTGCTCCCGCTCCAGCCGGCGTGCCTGCTCCCGGCCCGCATCCACCGCTTCGGCCTTGGTCTTGAACGGGCTGCTGGTGCCCTTCTCCCCCTCGACCCGGTTGTGCCAGGCACCGTCCTGGTGAAACGTCTCAACATCTCCTGCAGGCATGACAACTCCGTTCTGTATCAGTCGACGACGGCTGCACCGAGAAGACCGCAGCGCACGAGCTTCGTCGCGCCCGCCCGCGATCCCGACGGCTGCCGCGCCAGCCAGGATCACCGCCCCGAGGACCCATCCCATGAGCGCGACCATACGCCGAACGATCGATGTCGGGGATGCGAGCTACAGCCTTGAAGGTCACCGCCGTCATCCGAACGATCGCGACCCAAGAAGTCACCGGCGAGGGCACTGACTACGATGCCGCCCGGGCAGCTGTCGACGCGCAAGCGCCCGAGGGCTTCCAAGTGCTCTCGTACTCCGTGGAACGCTGTGTGGCCCGCGAGCGAAGGCGGGACGGCCTCGGGCGCTGAGGTTCAGC is a window from the Cnuibacter physcomitrellae genome containing:
- a CDS encoding SOS response-associated peptidase family protein, which gives rise to MRFAIITREARDASGEIHDRMPAFLTPDAWDAWLSPTDLDDPSETVDMLMSTSETVASTITTYPVSKAINNVRARPVWDDPALLDPVEVSD
- a CDS encoding ATP-dependent DNA ligase, which produces MWAEDRLVFDALQKRLTSPAAVQRLAHQQPASYAAFDLLAVDGQDARSLPLRDRRTLLEQLAQDWAPPLNLSPATTD
- a CDS encoding DUF2188 domain-containing protein, whose product is MGWVLGAVILAGAAAVGIAGGRDEARALRSSRCSRRRLIQNGVVMPAGDVETFHQDGAWHNRVEGEKGTSSPFKTKAEAVDAGREQARRLEREHIIRNENGQIGERNSYGHDPRNIPG